The proteins below come from a single Argopecten irradians isolate NY unplaced genomic scaffold, Ai_NY scaffold_0306, whole genome shotgun sequence genomic window:
- the LOC138312405 gene encoding uncharacterized protein isoform X1, whose protein sequence is MPPKGKKYCCICSNYRGKIVEKKSVTLHRFPTNDRVRRVWIQRCRLIRSDYKESKYNLLCSVHFVGSCGPSVAHTIPSIFPNKTFKTSCLEEVILNEDLDQGKCAKTSVEQPFVESNYPIHHDGENGHDNTFKSSESVLDVSLSLNDYAGLPSPIHKSTYRHQYTQSVIDTRSIGTQTDEVRSPIFSTRSTQTEITKSDGSSQVNLPVLTYEDICSDDQKLLFYTGIPSKDMFEAVFDEIKEDATSRTTRKGGKYSGTSGRPRSLRLIDEFLIVLMRLRLGLLLEDLAARFCISVTTCGDVFNQWIDYLDSQLSFLIMWPSREVVDSNMPQVFKDKFPATRVIIDCTEIRTETPSSLQLKSLMYSDYKSHMTWKSLVGISPDGHVTFISDLWCGSISDKQITKETGLVELCEPGDAIMADKGFTIADLTTPRGVRLIIPPFKKKSVKFSKRDVQQTKDIANVRIHVERQMERIKNFRILQGVMPITMSKRASKVWRLCAKLTNLQPPLVLDK, encoded by the exons ATGCCCCCAAAGGGCAAGAAATACTGCTGCATTTGTAGTAATTATCGCGGGAAAATAGTAGAGAAGAAATCGGTTACGCTTCATAGATTTCCAACAAACGACCGCGTACGTAGAGTGTGGATACAAAGATGTCGCCTGATACGATCAGATTACAAAGAGAGCAAATACAACCTGCTATGTTCTGTTCATTTTGTTGGCAGTTGTGGACCATCAGTAGCACACACCATACCATCTATCTTCCCAAACAAGACTTTTAAAACATCG TGCTTGGAGGAAGTTATACTCAACGAAGATCTTGATCAAGGTAAATGTGCCAAGACTTCAGTCGAGCAACCATTTGTAGAATCAAATTATCCCATACATCATGATGGTGAGAATGGTCATGACAATACATTCAAATCGTCAGAATCAGTGCTGGATGTGTCGTTATCACTAAATGACTATGCTGGTCTTCCAAGTCCGATCCATAAATCCACATATAGGCATCAATACACACAGTCCGTTATAGACACAAGGTCCATTGGAACACAGACAGATGAAGTTAGGTCACCTATATTTTCGACCAGGTCAACACAGACAGAAATCACCAAAAGTGATGGAAGTTCTCaagtaaatttacctgtacttACTTATGAAGACATTTGTAGTGATGACCAAAAACTTTTGTTTTATACAGGCATTCCATCTAAAGACATGTTTGAAGCAGTGTTTGATGAAATCAAAGAGGATGCGACATCAAGGACAACAAGAAAAGGTGGAAAGTATTCAGGTACAAGTGGGCGACCTCGAAGTCTCCGCTTAATTGATGAATTCTTAATTGTTTTAATGCGTCTTCGACTTGGACTTTTGCTAGAAGACTTGGCAGCTCGATTCTGCATTTCAGTGACAACATGTGGGGATGTGTTTAATCAATGGATTGACTACTTGGACTCACAGTTATCATTTTTGATCATGTGGCCTTCTCGAGAAGTGGTGGACAGCAACATGCCGCAAGTATTTAAGGATAAGTTTCCAGCAACAAGGGTCATAATTGATTGTACTGAAATAAGGACTGAAACGCCAAGCTCACTTCAGCTTAAATCTCTCATGTATAGCGATTATAAATCGCATATGACCTGGAAGTCGTTAGTTGGTATAAGTCCTGATGGTCATGTGACATTTATTTCCGACCTATGGTGTGGTAGTATCAGTGATAAACAGATCACTAAAGAAACCGGACTTGTGGAACTCTGCGAACCAGGTGATGCTATAATGGCAGACAAAGGTTTCACGATCGCTGATCTTACCACACCCCGAGGTGTGAGGCTTATTATTCCaccatttaaaaagaaaagtgtcAAGTTTTCTAAGAGAGATGTACAACAGACAAAAGATATTGCCAATGTCCGTATACATGTAGAGAGGCAAATGGAAAGAATAAAGAACTTTAGAATTCTACAAGGTGTTATGCCTATTACAATGTCCAAACGGGCATCCAAAGTATGGCGTCTGTGTGCCAAACTAACCAATCTTCAGCCGCCGTTAGTGTTAGACAAGTGA
- the LOC138312405 gene encoding uncharacterized protein isoform X2 yields MPPKGKKYCCICSNYRGKIVEKKSVTLHRFPTNDRVRRVWIQRCRLIRSDYKESKYNLLCSVHFVGSCGPSVAHTIPSIFPNKTFKTSCLEEVILNEDLDQGIPSKDMFEAVFDEIKEDATSRTTRKGGKYSGTSGRPRSLRLIDEFLIVLMRLRLGLLLEDLAARFCISVTTCGDVFNQWIDYLDSQLSFLIMWPSREVVDSNMPQVFKDKFPATRVIIDCTEIRTETPSSLQLKSLMYSDYKSHMTWKSLVGISPDGHVTFISDLWCGSISDKQITKETGLVELCEPGDAIMADKGFTIADLTTPRGVRLIIPPFKKKSVKFSKRDVQQTKDIANVRIHVERQMERIKNFRILQGVMPITMSKRASKVWRLCAKLTNLQPPLVLDK; encoded by the exons ATGCCCCCAAAGGGCAAGAAATACTGCTGCATTTGTAGTAATTATCGCGGGAAAATAGTAGAGAAGAAATCGGTTACGCTTCATAGATTTCCAACAAACGACCGCGTACGTAGAGTGTGGATACAAAGATGTCGCCTGATACGATCAGATTACAAAGAGAGCAAATACAACCTGCTATGTTCTGTTCATTTTGTTGGCAGTTGTGGACCATCAGTAGCACACACCATACCATCTATCTTCCCAAACAAGACTTTTAAAACATCG TGCTTGGAGGAAGTTATACTCAACGAAGATCTTGATCAAG GCATTCCATCTAAAGACATGTTTGAAGCAGTGTTTGATGAAATCAAAGAGGATGCGACATCAAGGACAACAAGAAAAGGTGGAAAGTATTCAGGTACAAGTGGGCGACCTCGAAGTCTCCGCTTAATTGATGAATTCTTAATTGTTTTAATGCGTCTTCGACTTGGACTTTTGCTAGAAGACTTGGCAGCTCGATTCTGCATTTCAGTGACAACATGTGGGGATGTGTTTAATCAATGGATTGACTACTTGGACTCACAGTTATCATTTTTGATCATGTGGCCTTCTCGAGAAGTGGTGGACAGCAACATGCCGCAAGTATTTAAGGATAAGTTTCCAGCAACAAGGGTCATAATTGATTGTACTGAAATAAGGACTGAAACGCCAAGCTCACTTCAGCTTAAATCTCTCATGTATAGCGATTATAAATCGCATATGACCTGGAAGTCGTTAGTTGGTATAAGTCCTGATGGTCATGTGACATTTATTTCCGACCTATGGTGTGGTAGTATCAGTGATAAACAGATCACTAAAGAAACCGGACTTGTGGAACTCTGCGAACCAGGTGATGCTATAATGGCAGACAAAGGTTTCACGATCGCTGATCTTACCACACCCCGAGGTGTGAGGCTTATTATTCCaccatttaaaaagaaaagtgtcAAGTTTTCTAAGAGAGATGTACAACAGACAAAAGATATTGCCAATGTCCGTATACATGTAGAGAGGCAAATGGAAAGAATAAAGAACTTTAGAATTCTACAAGGTGTTATGCCTATTACAATGTCCAAACGGGCATCCAAAGTATGGCGTCTGTGTGCCAAACTAACCAATCTTCAGCCGCCGTTAGTGTTAGACAAGTGA